A region of Bacillota bacterium DNA encodes the following proteins:
- a CDS encoding chemotaxis protein CheW, protein MSVPLDGSGHSTAEEAAAEQVVVLELDGQAYGAAIGSVREVLAFQPVTRVPQAPAFVLGVINLRGRIIPVIDLRRRLGLPAAEPGPLSRIVVVEDGEELVGMLVDGVSEVLDVPLALVEPPGELVRGEGVSFLRGVARLEERLVILLALERVLDAEEKSAAARAAHAGA, encoded by the coding sequence ATGAGCGTGCCGCTGGACGGGAGCGGCCACAGCACCGCGGAGGAGGCCGCCGCCGAGCAGGTGGTGGTGCTGGAGCTGGACGGACAGGCCTACGGCGCGGCCATCGGGTCGGTCCGCGAGGTGCTGGCCTTCCAGCCGGTCACCCGCGTGCCGCAGGCGCCGGCCTTCGTCCTGGGCGTCATCAACCTGCGCGGGCGGATCATCCCGGTGATCGACCTGCGGCGTCGTTTGGGCCTGCCGGCGGCCGAGCCGGGTCCCCTCTCGCGGATCGTGGTGGTGGAGGACGGTGAGGAGCTGGTCGGGATGCTGGTCGACGGGGTGAGCGAGGTGCTGGATGTCCCGCTCGCCCTGGTGGAACCTCCCGGGGAACTGGTGCGCGGCGAGGGAGTCTCCTTCCTGCGCGGCGTGGCGCGTCTGGAGGAGCGGCTGGTCATCCTGCTGGCGCTGGAGCGGGTGCTGGATGCCGAGGAGAAGTCGGCGGCGGCCCGCGCGGCGCACGCGGGGGCGTGA
- a CDS encoding protein prkA → MDDLFDLIDAYRRSHAEQAWSGTFREYLQMVVDDPRLARRAHERLWDMIRERGVEVDEQAGIERYRFFADDLFGVDEALAQVVEYFKAAAMGSDVRRRILLLYGPPSSGKSELVILLKRGLEEYSRTEQGALYAIADCPQHEDPLHLVPHGLRASFRERYGIDIEGELCPRCALELRETYQGDIYRVPVRRIFLSEKDRVGIGTFVPSDPKSQDISELVGSLDLARIGEYGAESDPRAYRFDGELNIANRGLMEFIEMLKADPRFLYVLLTLAQERNIKTGRFPLIYADECVIAHTNEVEYQQFLNDETSQALRDRMIAVRFPYNLKLSEEVRIYRKLLAQSNLRGVHIAPHTLEVASMFAVMTRLEDSTRPGLSRVKKMHLYNGDEVEGYSARDVRKIRAESEGEGMHGISPRFVMNRIAAAFTRPGTTCVNPIDVLLALKEGVAELAELSREKREEYEQLIADARREYDEIARTDVQKAFFVSFEDEIRTLLENYLDNVEAYLEHTRITDPLTGEEREPDERLMRSIEEKVAVSESGKDAFRNEIMRKVAIADRRGERFDYTTHEKLRTALERQLFEERRDTIRLTVTSRNPDEEELKRINQVVQTLIQREGYCATCANELLKYVSSLLSREK, encoded by the coding sequence ATGGACGATCTCTTCGATCTGATCGACGCCTACCGCCGATCCCATGCCGAGCAAGCCTGGAGCGGCACGTTCCGCGAGTATCTGCAGATGGTCGTCGACGATCCGCGCCTGGCCCGGCGCGCGCACGAGCGGCTCTGGGACATGATCCGCGAGCGGGGCGTGGAGGTCGACGAGCAGGCCGGCATCGAGCGCTACCGCTTCTTCGCCGACGACCTCTTCGGGGTGGACGAGGCGCTGGCCCAGGTGGTCGAATACTTCAAGGCGGCCGCCATGGGCTCGGACGTCCGGCGGCGCATCCTCCTCCTCTACGGCCCCCCCTCCAGCGGCAAATCCGAGCTGGTCATCCTGCTCAAGCGCGGGCTGGAAGAGTACTCGCGTACCGAGCAGGGGGCGCTCTACGCCATCGCCGACTGCCCCCAGCACGAGGACCCGCTCCACCTCGTCCCGCACGGTCTGCGCGCCAGCTTCCGGGAGCGGTACGGCATCGACATCGAGGGCGAGCTCTGCCCGCGCTGCGCGCTGGAGCTGAGGGAGACCTACCAGGGCGATATCTACCGCGTGCCGGTGCGGCGGATCTTCCTGTCGGAAAAAGATCGCGTCGGCATCGGCACCTTCGTCCCCTCCGACCCCAAGAGCCAGGACATCTCGGAGCTGGTGGGCTCGCTGGACCTGGCCCGCATCGGCGAGTACGGCGCCGAGTCGGACCCGCGCGCCTACCGCTTCGACGGCGAGCTGAACATCGCCAACCGCGGGCTGATGGAGTTCATCGAGATGCTGAAGGCCGACCCGCGCTTCCTGTACGTGCTCCTCACCCTGGCGCAGGAGCGGAACATCAAGACGGGACGCTTCCCGCTCATCTACGCCGACGAGTGTGTCATCGCGCACACCAACGAGGTGGAGTACCAGCAGTTCCTCAACGATGAGACCTCTCAGGCGCTGCGCGACCGGATGATCGCGGTCCGCTTTCCGTACAACCTGAAGCTCTCCGAGGAGGTGCGCATCTACAGGAAGCTGCTCGCCCAGTCCAACCTGCGCGGCGTCCACATCGCCCCGCACACGCTGGAGGTCGCCTCCATGTTCGCGGTCATGACGCGCCTGGAGGATTCGACCCGGCCGGGGCTGAGCCGCGTCAAGAAGATGCACCTCTACAACGGCGACGAGGTGGAGGGTTACAGCGCGCGCGACGTGCGGAAGATCCGCGCCGAGAGCGAGGGCGAGGGGATGCACGGGATCTCGCCTCGCTTCGTGATGAACCGGATCGCCGCCGCCTTCACCCGCCCCGGCACCACCTGCGTCAACCCCATCGACGTCCTGCTGGCGCTGAAGGAAGGCGTGGCGGAGCTGGCGGAGCTGAGCCGCGAGAAGCGCGAGGAGTACGAGCAGCTGATCGCCGACGCCCGCCGCGAGTACGACGAGATCGCGCGCACCGACGTGCAGAAAGCTTTCTTCGTCTCCTTCGAGGACGAGATCCGGACGCTCCTGGAGAACTACCTGGACAACGTGGAAGCCTACCTCGAACACACCCGCATCACCGATCCCCTGACCGGCGAGGAGCGCGAGCCGGACGAGCGCCTGATGCGCTCTATCGAGGAGAAGGTGGCGGTTTCGGAGAGCGGCAAGGACGCCTTCCGCAACGAGATCATGCGCAAGGTGGCCATCGCCGACCGCCGCGGCGAGCGCTTCGACTACACCACCCACGAGAAGCTGCGCACCGCCCTGGAGCGCCAGCTTTTCGAGGAGCGGCGGGACACCATCCGCTTGACCGTCACCTCGCGCAACCCGGACGAGGAGGAGCTGAAGCGCATCAACCAGGTGGTCCAGACGCTCATCCAGCGCGAGGGGTACTGCGCCACCTGCGCCAACGAGCTGCTGAAGTACGTCTCCTCGCTGCTCTCGCGCGAGAAGTGA
- a CDS encoding SpoVR family protein produces the protein MSAMPLEPLPPRFQEVLDQARSLGLDFFELRFEVVPEEIMAELAAYGLPTRAQHWSYGQVYNRNRLFGRMGLSRIYEIVLNNDPAHAFLLETNRPVENLLVVAHVAAHADFFKNNALFQETNRHMVAEAAAHAQRIDRYREEVGEERVEHVMDIAMALEQHIDFPRGVHRRRYEEERGRRPAASRPPRDPDEERLAELFPEEEAPPERETAPPPLPPHPERDLLWFLANYAPLTDWERDILEIQREESYYFYPQFATKILNEGWATYWHARILGEAGWLTPEETLEYARLHAAVVQPGSRLQINPYYLGYRILRDVEEQSGPERLWQLRREEDDVSLIQNFLTPELADEMELFTYGPRSRFAPSGREPELEVKSRDIDQVREFLCRPRYNYGVPLVAVSEVRHGQLYLEQLDRHVSGLDLEYAKKTLEYIGELWRGPVRLVTADSEGRELELVWEGQEEPRRRGRSG, from the coding sequence GTGAGCGCGATGCCGCTGGAACCGCTTCCGCCGCGTTTCCAGGAAGTGCTGGACCAGGCCCGCTCGCTGGGCCTCGACTTCTTCGAGCTGCGCTTCGAGGTGGTGCCCGAGGAGATCATGGCCGAGCTGGCCGCCTACGGCCTGCCCACGCGCGCCCAGCACTGGTCCTACGGCCAGGTGTACAACCGCAACCGGCTCTTCGGCCGCATGGGCCTCTCGCGGATCTACGAGATCGTGCTCAACAACGATCCCGCGCACGCCTTCCTTCTGGAGACCAACCGGCCGGTGGAGAACCTGCTGGTGGTGGCCCACGTGGCCGCCCACGCCGACTTCTTCAAGAACAACGCGCTCTTCCAGGAGACCAACCGGCACATGGTGGCCGAGGCGGCCGCCCACGCCCAGCGCATCGACCGCTACCGGGAGGAGGTGGGCGAGGAGCGGGTGGAGCACGTGATGGACATCGCCATGGCGCTGGAGCAGCACATCGACTTCCCCCGCGGCGTCCACCGGCGGCGCTACGAGGAGGAGCGCGGGCGGCGCCCGGCCGCGTCGCGTCCGCCGCGCGACCCGGACGAGGAGCGCCTGGCCGAGCTCTTTCCGGAGGAGGAAGCCCCGCCGGAGCGGGAGACGGCGCCACCGCCGCTTCCTCCCCACCCCGAGCGGGACCTGCTCTGGTTCCTCGCCAACTACGCGCCGCTCACCGACTGGGAGCGCGACATCCTGGAGATCCAGCGCGAGGAGTCCTACTACTTCTACCCCCAGTTCGCCACCAAGATCCTGAACGAAGGCTGGGCGACCTACTGGCACGCGCGCATCCTCGGGGAGGCCGGCTGGCTGACGCCCGAGGAGACGCTCGAGTACGCCCGCCTGCACGCCGCCGTGGTCCAGCCCGGCTCCCGCCTGCAGATCAATCCCTACTACCTGGGCTACCGCATCCTCCGCGACGTGGAGGAGCAGTCGGGGCCGGAGCGGCTCTGGCAGCTGCGCCGCGAGGAGGACGACGTCTCGCTGATCCAGAACTTCCTCACCCCCGAGCTGGCCGACGAAATGGAGCTCTTCACCTACGGCCCGCGCTCGCGCTTCGCCCCCTCGGGCCGGGAGCCGGAGCTGGAGGTGAAGAGCCGCGACATCGACCAGGTGCGCGAGTTCCTCTGCCGCCCGCGCTACAACTACGGCGTGCCGCTGGTGGCCGTCAGCGAGGTCCGCCACGGCCAGCTCTACCTCGAGCAGCTGGACCGCCACGTCTCCGGCCTCGACCTGGAGTACGCCAAGAAGACTCTGGAGTACATCGGCGAACTCTGGCGGGGTCCCGTCCGCCTGGTCACCGCCGACTCCGAGGGGCGGGAGCTGGAGCTGGTCTGGGAGGGCCAGGAGGAGCCGCGCCGCCGCGGTCGGAGCGGCTAG
- a CDS encoding DUF444 family protein — MTAELPWELRRRGIRDARRHDQRVREAIRKNLRHLVTEEAIISSDGQRVVRVPVRYLDRYRFRYGFPQSHQGVGQGEGQPGERLGGREGGGGPGEAGDAPGELTFETEMTVEELARLMLEDMALPWLEPRGRVSRSPELRFDEVRRVGSLANVDKRRTLHENVKRRAARGEPRPGDFVEEDLRYRSWREEPRPRFQAAAYLLLDRSASMTLDKKYVAKAFFFWMVQFLRSRYDRVEIVFIAHDAEARVVDERTFFAIGSAGGTLCSTAYRAALEHIRRHHPAVEWNNYVFHFSDGDNFPEDNAAAVEAVRELLAESRMVGYGEIVEAAGPSFYGYGREEGERGSRAEPPHGLERPKSLFGRALARLGDPRFVAVAVHRRQDVYGALRAFLLADREG; from the coding sequence ATGACGGCCGAGCTTCCTTGGGAACTTCGCCGCCGCGGCATCCGCGACGCGCGGCGGCACGACCAGCGGGTGCGCGAGGCGATCCGCAAGAACCTGCGCCACCTGGTGACCGAGGAGGCCATCATCTCCTCCGACGGCCAGCGCGTGGTGCGGGTGCCGGTTCGCTACCTGGACCGCTACCGCTTCCGCTACGGCTTCCCCCAGTCCCACCAGGGCGTCGGCCAGGGGGAGGGCCAGCCGGGCGAGCGCCTGGGAGGGCGCGAGGGCGGGGGCGGGCCGGGCGAGGCCGGCGACGCGCCGGGCGAGCTGACCTTCGAGACGGAGATGACGGTGGAGGAGCTGGCCCGACTGATGCTGGAGGACATGGCGCTGCCCTGGCTGGAGCCCCGGGGGCGCGTCAGCCGCTCGCCCGAGCTCCGCTTCGACGAGGTCCGCCGCGTCGGCTCGCTGGCCAACGTGGACAAGCGGCGTACGCTGCACGAGAACGTCAAACGCAGGGCGGCGCGCGGCGAGCCGCGCCCGGGCGACTTCGTGGAGGAGGACCTGCGCTACCGCAGCTGGCGCGAGGAGCCCCGCCCGCGCTTCCAGGCGGCGGCCTACCTGCTGCTGGACCGCTCGGCCAGCATGACCCTGGACAAGAAGTACGTGGCCAAGGCCTTCTTCTTCTGGATGGTCCAGTTCCTGCGCAGCCGCTACGACCGGGTGGAGATCGTCTTCATCGCCCACGACGCCGAGGCACGGGTCGTCGACGAGCGGACGTTCTTCGCCATCGGCTCGGCCGGCGGCACCCTCTGCTCCACCGCCTACCGGGCCGCCCTGGAGCACATCCGCCGCCACCACCCGGCCGTCGAGTGGAACAACTACGTCTTCCACTTCTCGGACGGCGACAACTTCCCCGAGGACAACGCGGCGGCGGTGGAGGCGGTGCGCGAGCTGCTGGCGGAGAGCCGCATGGTGGGCTACGGCGAGATCGTGGAGGCCGCCGGCCCCTCCTTTTACGGCTACGGCCGCGAGGAGGGCGAGCGGGGGTCGCGCGCGGAGCCGCCGCACGGCCTGGAGCGGCCCAAGAGCCTCTTCGGCCGGGCCCTGGCCCGGCTGGGCGACCCCCGCTTCGTGGCGGTGGCGGTCCACCGCCGCCAGGACGTCTACGGGGCGCTGCGCGCCTTTCTGCTGGCCGACCGGGAGGGGTGA
- a CDS encoding HAMP domain-containing protein gives MGLATKILGATAAMVATVLAGSALGYWVTQRLAAAQPGAGWERLGTAWLAVAVLAAALGLGGGWLIAREVVDPVRRVAQAARLLGEEGRLDVRVAPRLTSFDLEVLSSSFNAMADRLADAVAALGEASERLGAGAGQMAERSRSVAGLLKKSLEEFEAVGRSAAAQERAGGQMGQALGELRLAIEQVAAGATEQARDTQELNVLLNRMASRVAGIRQAVDELGGAYGRIADDAARGRSDLESSHAGMEALRGAVLGTAARVEALGKASQEIGRIVESITEIADQTNLLALNAAIEAARAGEHGRGFAVVASEIRHLAERSGEASRDIARRVAALRGETDAVVAAMRASSEQVNRGSAEIEQTLETLAGIFEQVRRVKEPIDAIAGAAQGADGDAQQAVRAMEGVAGVAEENAASAEHMAASSRRVEQAVEENGRLVAETVRRLEGMRELLERAGGAVAEASEMAGQMEELARGLARMVRRYRAGGGREEVA, from the coding sequence GTGGGTCTGGCGACGAAGATCCTGGGCGCCACGGCGGCCATGGTGGCGACGGTGCTGGCCGGCTCCGCCCTGGGCTACTGGGTGACGCAGCGGCTGGCGGCGGCGCAACCTGGCGCCGGCTGGGAGCGGCTGGGCACGGCTTGGTTGGCGGTGGCCGTCCTCGCTGCCGCGCTCGGCCTGGGAGGCGGCTGGCTGATCGCGCGGGAGGTGGTCGACCCCGTGCGCCGCGTCGCCCAGGCGGCGCGCCTGCTGGGCGAGGAGGGGCGCCTGGACGTCCGCGTGGCCCCGCGCCTTACCAGCTTCGACCTGGAGGTGCTCTCGTCCAGCTTCAACGCCATGGCCGACCGGCTGGCCGACGCGGTGGCGGCGCTGGGGGAGGCCTCGGAGCGGCTGGGCGCGGGCGCCGGCCAGATGGCCGAGCGGAGCCGCTCGGTAGCCGGCCTCCTGAAGAAGAGCCTGGAGGAGTTCGAGGCGGTCGGCCGAAGCGCCGCCGCCCAGGAGCGGGCGGGCGGGCAGATGGGCCAGGCACTGGGCGAGCTGCGGCTCGCCATCGAGCAGGTGGCCGCGGGAGCGACCGAACAGGCCCGGGACACGCAGGAGCTGAACGTGCTCCTCAACCGCATGGCCTCCCGTGTGGCCGGCATCCGCCAGGCCGTCGACGAGCTGGGCGGCGCCTACGGGCGCATCGCCGACGACGCCGCCCGCGGCCGCAGCGACCTGGAGTCGAGCCACGCGGGCATGGAGGCGCTGCGCGGCGCGGTCCTGGGCACCGCGGCCCGCGTGGAGGCGTTGGGCAAGGCCTCGCAGGAGATCGGGCGGATCGTCGAGAGCATCACCGAGATCGCCGACCAGACCAATCTTCTGGCGCTCAACGCGGCCATCGAGGCGGCGCGCGCCGGCGAGCACGGGCGCGGCTTCGCCGTGGTGGCCAGCGAGATCCGCCACCTGGCGGAGCGGAGCGGCGAGGCCAGCCGCGACATCGCCCGCCGGGTCGCGGCGCTGCGCGGCGAGACCGACGCGGTCGTGGCGGCCATGCGCGCCTCGAGTGAGCAGGTCAACCGCGGTTCGGCCGAGATCGAGCAGACGCTGGAGACGCTGGCCGGCATCTTCGAGCAGGTCCGCCGCGTGAAGGAGCCCATCGACGCCATCGCCGGCGCCGCGCAGGGCGCGGACGGCGACGCCCAGCAGGCCGTCCGCGCCATGGAGGGCGTGGCCGGGGTGGCGGAAGAGAACGCCGCCTCCGCCGAGCACATGGCCGCCTCCAGCCGCCGGGTCGAGCAAGCGGTGGAGGAGAACGGGCGTCTGGTGGCCGAGACCGTCCGGCGGCTGGAGGGGATGCGCGAGCTGCTGGAGAGGGCCGGCGGCGCGGTGGCCGAGGCGAGCGAGATGGCCGGCCAGATGGAGGAGCTGGCTCGCGGACTGGCGCGCATGGTCCGCCGCTACCGGGCGGGCGGGGGAAGGGAGGAGGTCGCATGA